From the Oncorhynchus masou masou isolate Uvic2021 unplaced genomic scaffold, UVic_Omas_1.1 unplaced_scaffold_808, whole genome shotgun sequence genome, one window contains:
- the LOC135537532 gene encoding fructose-bisphosphate aldolase C-like codes for MPHQYPALTTEQKKELQEIAERITAPGKGILAADESTGSMGKRLNPIGVENTEENRRLYRQLLFTADERMDACIGGVIFFHETLYQNADDGTNFSQLIKDRGIVVGIKVDKGVVPLAGTDGETTTQGLDGLAERCAQYKKDGADFAKWRSVLKISDNTPSELAIMENANVLARYASICQQNGIVPIVEPEILPDGDHDLKRCQYITEKVLSAVYKALSDHHVYLEGTLLKPNMVTPGHSCPQKYTNEEIAMATVTALRRTVPPAVTGVTFLSGGQSEEEASINLNAINTCPLGKPWALTFSYGRALQASALNAWRGERDNEKAAAEEFLKRAEVNGLAAQGSMSQQETAERLDSLSTWPITRTEQPRPRLHHNPPLQPLPSPTNHRPALSTVF; via the exons atGCCTCACCAGTACCCAGCTCTGACCACAGAGCAGAAGAAGGAGCTGCAGGAGATAGCAGAGAGGATCACGGCTCCGGGGAAAGGAATCCTGGCTGCAGATGAGTCCACCG gcagcATGGGTAAGCGTCTCAACCCCATCGGGGTAGAGAACACAGAGGAGAACCGTCGTCTGTATCGCCAGCTGCTATTCACGGCTGATGAGAGAATGGATGCTTGTATTGGTGGCGTGATCTTCTTCCACGAGACTCTCTACCAGAACGCTGACGACGGGACCAACTTCTCCCAGCTCATCAAGGACAGGGGGATTGTAGTGGGCATCAAg gtggaTAAAGGTGTTGTCCCACTGGCCGGAACCGATGGAGAGACCACAACCCAGG gtctggaTGGCCTGGCAGAGCGTTGTGCTCAGTATAAGAAGGATGGAGCAGACTTCGCTAAGTGGCGTAGCGTCCTGAAGATCAGCGACAACACCCCCTCAGAACTCGCCATCATGGAGAACGCCAACGTACTGGCACGCTACGCCAGCATCTGTcaacag aACGGCATCGTTCCCATCGTGGAGCCTGAGATCCTTCCTGACGGAGACCATGACCTGAAACGTTGTCAGTACATCACTGAGAAG gttcTGTCTGCGGTGTACAAGGCCCTATCAGACCATCATGTCTATCTGGAGGGGACCCTGCTGAAGCCCAACATGGTGACTCCTGGACACTCCTGCCCCCAAAAATACACTAACGAGGAGATCGCCATGGCTACGGTCACTGCCCTCCGCCGCACCGTACCCCCTGCCGTCAcag gtGTGACGTTCCTGTCAGGGGGCCAGTCAGAGGAGGAGGCCAGTATTAACCTGAATGCTATCAACACCTGTCCTCTGGGTAAACCCTGGGCCTTGACCTTCTCCTATGGTCGTGCCCTGCAGGCCTCAGCCCTCAacgcctggagaggagagagagacaacgaaaAGGCTGCTGCCGAGGAGTTCCTTAAACGGGCTgag gtgAACGGTCTGGCTGCCCAGGGAAGTATGAGTCAACAGGAGACAGCGGAGCGGCTGGACAGTCTCTCTACGTGGCCAATCACGCGTACTGAACAACCCAGGCCACGCCTACATCACAACCCACCGCTGCAGCCCCTCCCCTCACCCACCAACCACAGACCTGCGTTGTCTACCGTATTTTAG